A single window of Vigna unguiculata cultivar IT97K-499-35 chromosome 1, ASM411807v1, whole genome shotgun sequence DNA harbors:
- the LOC114189017 gene encoding uncharacterized protein LOC114189017 — translation MFIKTRQGRSCRKGKAVDKETLDTISKLEGSMQNSSTENVEKTFESMFGKEKPGRVRCYGRTVTPSLFKRNQEIAAIKKGYDMKIDGMAKRIEGLETMMTLILKQQNPDLNEDDIEHMMSLAFGKENSAIAPRSSASTHVPCFDQVDQEPQENTVEQMEE, via the exons atgtttataaaaaCTCGCCAAGGTCGTTCTTGTAGGAAAGGAAAAGCAGTGGACAAAGAAACATTGGATACTAtt TCTAAGCTTGAAGGATCTATGCAAAACTCATCAACTGAAAATGTGGAAAAAACTTTTGAATCAATGTTTGGAAAAGAAAAGCCTGGTCGGGTTCGTTGTTATGGAAGGACTGTGACCCcatcattatttaaaagaaatcaaGAAATTGCTGCAATTAAAAAAGGATATGATATGAAAATAGATGGGATGGCAAAAAGGATTGAAGGTTTGGAAACAATGATGACACTCATACTTAAGCAACAAAACCCTGATTTGAATGAGGATGATATAGAACATATGATGTCATTAGCTTTTGGGAAAGAAAATAGTGCCATTGCTCCACGTTCATCTGCTTCCACTCATGTTCCTTGTTTTGACCAG gTTGATCAAGAACCTCAAGAAAATACCGTAGAGCAAATGGAAGAATGA
- the LOC114189027 gene encoding uncharacterized protein LOC114189027 has translation MDKEWTKFPRINNEYIKGVESFLDFAYTRGRPQGREILCPCAKCKNCIWARRHVIYEHLIITGFLEGYDLWVHHGEEIPSPTSKDEDMIDNEDSHDDINALLYDTFRNVVEEKEGKEGPHDEAKKFYQLINDANQELNLGCESFSTLSFIIRLYLLKCLHGWSNSSFTDLLQLLKEAMPNLNIPESFNKTKSMITDLGLDYKEIHACPKDCILFWKDNENLDVCSIYKSSRWKEFPEANSEVEGPKYQHKVRAKVLRHFPLIPRLQRLFMCSKTAELMRWHEEERVKDGKMRHPADGEAWKSFDGLHENFFVDSRNVRLGLASDGFNPFRTMSISHSTWPVMMVVYNLLPWLCMKPEYTMLSLLIPGPQSIGNDIDVYLQPLIHELKELWELGVQTYDASKNETFQMHAALLWTISDYPGYAMLSGWSTKGRLACAYCNYNTNSSYLKHSHKMCYMDHRVFLPVNHRWRFNKKSFNGKK, from the coding sequence ATGGATAAGGAGTGGACGAAATTTCCAAGGATTAATAATGAGTATATAAAGGGTGTTGAATCATTTCTTGATTTTGCTTACACAAGAGGAAGACCTCAAGGACGTGAGATTTTATGCCCATGTGCTAAATGTAAAAATTGTATTTGGGCTAGACGACATGTGATCTACGAACATCTAATTATCACAGGATTTCTTGAAGGGTATGATCTTTGGGTCCATCATGGAGAAGAAATACCTTCGCCCACTAGTAAAGATGAAGACATGATAGATAATGAAGATTCACACGATGATATTAATGCCTTATTGTATGATACATTTAGAAATGtggtagaagaaaaagaaggcaAAGAGGGTCCTCACGATGAAGCTAAAAAGTTCTACCAATTGATTAATGATGCAAATCAAGAACTCAACCTTGGATGTGAAAGCTTCTCCACTTTATCTTTTATCATTCggctatatttattaaagtgtCTTCATGGTTGGAGCAATTCTTCATTCACTGACCTCTTACAACTACTAAAAGAGGCCATGCCTAACTTGAATATTCCTGAATCTTTCAACAAAACGAAGAGCATGATTACTGATTTAGGTCTTGATTATAAAGAGATTCATGCATGTCCAAAAGATTGCATATTATTTTGGAAAGACAATGAGAATTTAGATGTTTGTAGTATCTATAAATCTTCACGATGGAAAGAATTTCCTGAAGCCAATTCTGAGGTTGAGGGCCCAAAATATCAGCATAAAGTTCGTGCCAAAGTATTGCGGCACTTTCCATTGATTCCTAGACTTCAAAGACTGTTTATGTGTTCGAAGACTGCTGAGTTAATGAGGTGGCATGAAGAAGAACGAGTAAAGGATGGAAAAATGAGACATCCTGCTGATGGTGAAGCTTGGAAGAGCTTTGATGGCCTTCATGAAAATTTTTTTGTTGACTCGCGTAATGTAAGACTTGGTCTGGCTAGTGATGGCTTTAATCCATTTAGAACCATGAGCATATCTCATAGCACATGGCCTGTCATGATGGTTGTGTACAACCTTCTGCCTTGGTTGTGCATGAAACCTGAATATACAATGTTATCGTTGTTGATTCCTGGACCACAATCAATaggaaatgatattgatgtGTACCTTCAACCTCTGATCCATGAGTTGAAAGAGTTATGGGAGTTGGGAGTACAAACCTATGATGCTTCAAAAAATGAGACATTTCAAATGCATGCAGCTCTTCTATGGACAATTAGTGACTACCCTGGGTATGCTATGTTGTCTGGTTGGAGCACAAAAGGAAGATTAGCTTGTGCATATTGCAATTACAACACTAATTCATCCTACCTAAAACACAGCCATAAGATGTGTTATATGGATCATCGTGTCTTTTTACCAGTAAACCATCGTTGGAGATTTAATAAGAAGTCttttaatggaaaaaaatag